The proteins below come from a single Nitrospirota bacterium genomic window:
- a CDS encoding sigma-54-dependent Fis family transcriptional regulator: MRNSKPPADNSISWSKRSSRSIDTIANRDKVGLFEAAGGGTLFLDEIGDIPLPLQAKLLRVLQEGSVRRIGSDREVKIDVRVVSATNRELKQAVKTGQFREDLYHRLHVFRIEIPPLRERREDIQTLARFFVEAVPQMETGPVKSISRGALRLLAGYAWPGNVRELENAVRNAYVLSRGPGIESRPLATLILDQDIQDSHPDAPRFLNQKRGDSSSPFSPAGHGESRKRESLPLPPWSDPPRSEVEIPPWKGYSFRHGRWRRRHAPVGTIALRRYPRFHSRGPGGPYTRG; this comes from the coding sequence ATACGGAACTCGAAACCGCCCGCCGACAACTCGATCTCCTGGTCCAAGAGGAGCAGCCGAAGTATCGACACGATAGCCAACCGGGACAAGGTCGGCCTCTTCGAAGCCGCGGGCGGTGGAACGTTGTTTCTCGATGAAATCGGCGATATTCCCCTCCCCTTGCAGGCCAAACTCCTCCGGGTTCTCCAGGAAGGCTCCGTGCGCCGGATCGGCTCGGACCGCGAGGTGAAAATCGACGTGAGAGTCGTTTCGGCCACAAACCGCGAACTGAAACAGGCGGTCAAAACGGGACAATTCAGGGAAGACCTGTACCATAGACTCCATGTCTTTCGAATCGAAATCCCTCCCCTGCGCGAACGGAGAGAGGACATCCAAACGCTGGCCCGGTTCTTCGTGGAAGCGGTTCCGCAGATGGAGACGGGACCGGTGAAGTCGATCTCCCGCGGGGCCCTCCGCCTGCTCGCGGGATACGCCTGGCCGGGCAACGTGCGCGAGCTCGAAAATGCCGTCCGAAACGCCTATGTGTTGAGCCGTGGCCCGGGCATTGAAAGTCGACCGCTCGCAACTCTCATCCTGGATCAAGACATTCAAGATTCCCACCCGGATGCACCGCGCTTCCTGAACCAGAAAAGAGGAGATTCATCTTCCCCCTTCTCGCCGGCCGGCCACGGGGAGTCACGAAAAAGGGAATCTCTCCCTCTCCCTCCCTGGTCCGATCCCCCTCGGAGCGAGGTTGAAATCCCTCCATGGAAGGGTTACAGTTTCCGTCATGGTCGATGGCGACGCCGTCATGCCCCCGTGGGCACAATCGCTCTCAGAAGATATCCGCGCTTTCATTCGAGAGGGCCGGGAGGACCGTACACTCGCGGCTGA